From the genome of Clostridium sp. BNL1100, one region includes:
- a CDS encoding GNAT family N-acetyltransferase, producing the protein MVVHNIVTDRLIIIPMTYSMVCTVLSGSTEEYEKLGVNFNGKWPLQDTLDILHFLKDKMKRNDTDGFDVWMVVKKEDMTVIGDAGFKGAPNENGEIEIGFGLIKEEQQKGYGYEVASSLIRWASQKNIVKVVKADCLIDNIGSIKLLKKCGMNEIKRDNEFIYWEKRII; encoded by the coding sequence ATGGTAGTACACAATATTGTAACAGATCGACTTATCATTATACCTATGACATATTCAATGGTATGTACTGTTTTAAGCGGTAGCACTGAGGAGTATGAAAAGCTGGGTGTTAATTTTAATGGCAAGTGGCCGCTTCAAGATACTTTAGATATTTTACATTTCCTAAAAGATAAAATGAAAAGAAATGATACTGATGGATTTGATGTATGGATGGTCGTAAAAAAAGAAGACATGACTGTTATAGGTGATGCCGGCTTTAAAGGTGCACCAAATGAAAATGGAGAAATTGAAATAGGGTTTGGTTTAATAAAAGAAGAGCAGCAAAAGGGTTATGGATATGAAGTTGCAAGTTCCTTAATTAGATGGGCTTCACAAAAAAACATAGTAAAGGTTGTTAAGGCCGATTGTTTAATTGATAATATAGGTTCGATTAAATTATTGAAAAAGTGCGGAATGAATGAAATTAAAAGAGATAATGAGTTTATATATTGGGAAAAGAGGATTATATAA